Proteins from one Natrinema salifodinae genomic window:
- a CDS encoding Gfo/Idh/MocA family protein: MTLRVGFIGYGFMGQAHANALARLPMFFSEAPDTERHVLCGRDEERVAAAADRFGFTHTTNDWEALVDKVDVLYNLGPNDLHAEPTIAALENDVHVLCEKPLAGSLAEAEKMVEAARDSDAVAACAFNYRYVPALRLAKELIESGELGEIRHFRGRYLVDWQADPEHPWTWRNDADRAGYGQVGDVGSHTIDLARWLVDDIVDISGRLATFVEERPDPNGDGRRPVTTDDAYLATASFDSGAIGVFEGSSVASGHKATNAVEIIGSEGAIRFDLERLNELEVYDADRRGYERVLVTDEDDPYGDRWWPAGHAIGWEHTVVHENYEFLRTIDGERADVPTFADGLAVQRVVDAVTRSDEQRTHVAVESTR; this comes from the coding sequence ATGACGCTGCGCGTCGGCTTCATCGGCTACGGGTTCATGGGCCAGGCGCACGCGAACGCGCTGGCCCGGCTGCCGATGTTCTTCTCGGAGGCGCCCGACACCGAGCGACACGTCCTCTGCGGGCGCGACGAGGAGCGCGTCGCCGCGGCGGCCGACCGGTTCGGGTTCACGCACACGACAAACGATTGGGAGGCGCTTGTCGACAAAGTGGACGTCCTCTACAATCTCGGGCCGAACGACCTCCACGCCGAGCCGACAATCGCCGCCCTCGAGAACGACGTCCACGTCCTCTGCGAGAAACCGCTCGCGGGCTCCCTCGCGGAAGCGGAGAAGATGGTCGAAGCCGCCCGCGACAGCGACGCCGTCGCCGCCTGCGCGTTCAACTACCGGTACGTTCCGGCGCTCCGCCTGGCGAAGGAACTGATCGAGTCGGGCGAACTCGGCGAGATCCGCCACTTCCGCGGGCGGTACCTCGTGGACTGGCAGGCCGATCCCGAGCATCCCTGGACCTGGCGCAACGACGCCGACCGCGCGGGGTACGGGCAGGTCGGCGACGTCGGCTCGCACACGATCGACCTGGCGCGCTGGCTGGTCGACGACATCGTCGACATCAGCGGTCGGCTCGCCACGTTCGTCGAGGAGCGACCCGATCCGAACGGCGACGGGCGGCGACCGGTGACGACCGACGACGCCTATCTCGCGACCGCGTCGTTCGACTCGGGCGCGATCGGCGTCTTCGAGGGGTCGAGCGTAGCGTCGGGCCACAAGGCGACCAACGCCGTGGAGATCATCGGCTCCGAGGGGGCGATCCGGTTCGACCTCGAGCGACTCAACGAACTCGAGGTCTACGACGCCGACCGGCGCGGGTACGAACGCGTTCTCGTCACCGACGAGGACGATCCGTACGGCGACCGATGGTGGCCGGCCGGCCACGCCATCGGCTGGGAGCACACCGTCGTCCACGAAAACTACGAGTTCCTCCGCACAATCGACGGCGAGCGCGCCGACGTTCCGACGTTCGCGGACGGCCTGGCCGTCCAGCGCGTCGTCGACGCCGTCACTCGAAGCGACGAGCAGCGGACGCACGTCGCCGTCGAATCGACCCGCTGA
- a CDS encoding Gfo/Idh/MocA family protein, producing the protein MKLGVIGVGAIAQIMHVPYLAELPEADIHAIADPGENVVETFGDRYDVPHRYTESAALIEERADELDGVVVTTPMHTHAEVAVAALDADLHTFVEKPVAVTPEDAQAVVDAAEETDAVCMVGYMKRFDPGFRRFQSEVADLSEIDLVTSVVIPPNVGAVIDENYDIVYADLDEGFIAESNAKRRQQVEAAIGTDDETLARAYEYHLESICHDVNALRSVFGTVEAIDHVDVFKEWKYVTAQLRYEGDRRCLLESGATDRKWYDERIRVDAPEGSASIEFSNAFIRNTPSDVRTKIGTDETTETRYTPSSDEPFKRELGHFLECIDGSVEPRTPPAESKADVELIADLFKASDRGTERTIRR; encoded by the coding sequence ATGAAGCTCGGAGTCATCGGTGTTGGCGCCATCGCACAGATCATGCACGTGCCGTACCTCGCGGAACTACCCGAGGCAGACATTCACGCGATCGCGGACCCGGGCGAGAACGTAGTCGAAACGTTCGGGGACCGGTACGACGTTCCTCACCGGTACACGGAGAGCGCAGCCCTGATCGAGGAGCGGGCCGACGAACTCGACGGCGTCGTCGTCACGACGCCGATGCACACCCACGCGGAGGTCGCGGTCGCCGCCCTCGACGCGGACCTGCACACGTTCGTCGAGAAGCCGGTCGCGGTGACGCCCGAGGACGCCCAGGCCGTCGTCGACGCGGCCGAGGAGACCGACGCGGTCTGTATGGTCGGGTACATGAAGCGCTTCGATCCCGGCTTCCGTCGGTTCCAGTCCGAAGTGGCCGATCTCTCCGAGATCGACCTCGTCACGAGCGTCGTCATCCCGCCGAACGTCGGCGCCGTGATCGACGAGAACTACGATATCGTCTACGCGGACCTCGACGAGGGATTCATCGCGGAGAGCAACGCGAAGCGTCGACAGCAGGTCGAAGCGGCCATCGGGACCGACGACGAGACGCTCGCACGGGCCTACGAGTACCACCTCGAGAGCATCTGCCACGACGTCAACGCGCTCCGGTCGGTGTTTGGCACGGTCGAGGCGATCGACCACGTCGACGTCTTCAAGGAGTGGAAGTACGTCACCGCACAGCTCCGCTACGAAGGCGATCGGCGGTGTCTGCTGGAATCCGGCGCGACCGACCGGAAGTGGTACGACGAGCGAATCCGGGTCGATGCGCCCGAGGGATCGGCGTCGATCGAGTTCTCGAACGCGTTCATCAGGAACACGCCGTCGGACGTCCGAACCAAGATCGGCACGGACGAGACCACGGAGACGCGGTACACCCCCTCGTCCGACGAGCCGTTCAAGCGCGAGCTCGGACACTTCCTCGAGTGCATCGACGGATCGGTAGAGCCGCGGACGCCGCCGGCGGAGTCGAAGGCGGACGTCGAACTCATCGCGGATCTCTTCAAAGCGTCCGATCGCGGAACCGAGCGCACCATCCGTCGATAG
- a CDS encoding aldo/keto reductase — protein sequence MLERESARLGFGTYSLTSEDGIDALVTAIESGYRHLDTARLYGNEEEVGEAIERADVDRDDLFVATKIAHFEEPEKTPDYVRTGVQESLSRLGVETIDLLYHHWPRGRDDIETVLPVFNDLLAAGVVDRVGVSNYTPSDLELADDLLETSPSAVQAEMHPLLPQRDLRAAVRDRDAHFVAYSPIAQGDVFDQPEIQAVAEKHGVSEAQVSLAWLLSKDGVVPIPRSKTPEHIRSNLAALDLELDEADVERIDSIDRRRRCEDPSWMEWE from the coding sequence ATGCTCGAACGAGAGTCCGCTAGGCTCGGCTTCGGGACGTACAGCCTCACCAGCGAAGACGGGATCGACGCCCTCGTCACGGCGATCGAATCCGGCTACCGCCACCTCGATACCGCCCGCCTGTACGGGAACGAGGAGGAGGTCGGCGAGGCCATCGAACGCGCCGACGTCGATCGCGACGACCTATTCGTCGCGACCAAGATCGCTCACTTCGAGGAACCGGAAAAAACGCCCGACTACGTCCGGACCGGCGTTCAGGAGAGTCTCTCGCGACTCGGCGTGGAGACGATCGATCTCCTCTATCACCACTGGCCCCGCGGTCGGGACGACATCGAGACGGTGTTGCCCGTGTTCAACGACCTCCTCGCGGCGGGCGTCGTCGACCGCGTCGGCGTGAGCAACTACACGCCGTCCGATCTGGAACTCGCCGACGATCTCCTCGAGACGTCGCCGTCTGCCGTCCAGGCCGAGATGCACCCGCTCCTCCCACAGCGGGACCTCCGCGCGGCCGTCCGGGACCGCGACGCCCACTTCGTCGCTTACTCCCCGATCGCGCAGGGGGACGTCTTCGACCAGCCCGAGATCCAGGCGGTCGCCGAGAAACACGGCGTCAGCGAAGCGCAGGTCAGCCTGGCCTGGCTGCTGTCGAAAGACGGCGTCGTCCCGATCCCGCGCTCGAAGACGCCCGAGCACATTCGGAGTAACCTGGCCGCGCTCGACCTCGAACTCGACGAGGCGGACGTCGAGCGCATCGATAGTATCGATCGTCGACGCCGGTGTGAGGATCCCTCCTGGATGGAGTGGGAGTAA
- a CDS encoding Gfo/Idh/MocA family protein, translating to MKFGLIGCGTIAQIMHIPNIVELPDAELEALCDPAENVTAALGERYNVAPDRRYVDPDRLLEEQATTLDAVVVTTPMQTHADIVEQALTAGVNTLVEKPLAVTPAEADQLVEVAAESDATAMVAYNRRFEPAYERLGRELSEVETIDAVTAYAVDADFSQSLPEIYDLVEPDLDAAFIEQSSARRRDQCKQAIDTDDDGLAAGYDFQLEHVCHDVNALRGLFGDVASVEHVDFVRDGHFGTAHLVFEGGERCVLQTGDSDRHWHEQFLRIDAPDRTLRLEFDNPFVKYNSATVSVRRGREETADCQYRPTREESFKRELEQFIACVRDEEPVPTPFSEARDDVELVASLFTQYQADRDA from the coding sequence ATGAAGTTCGGACTCATCGGGTGTGGGACCATCGCCCAGATTATGCACATCCCGAATATCGTCGAGCTACCTGACGCGGAACTCGAGGCACTGTGTGATCCCGCGGAAAACGTAACGGCTGCTCTCGGAGAACGATATAACGTCGCCCCCGACCGGCGCTACGTAGACCCCGATCGGCTGCTCGAAGAACAGGCGACGACTCTCGACGCGGTCGTCGTCACGACGCCGATGCAAACGCACGCGGATATCGTCGAGCAGGCGCTGACGGCCGGCGTGAACACGCTCGTCGAGAAACCGCTCGCAGTCACACCGGCTGAGGCCGATCAACTGGTCGAGGTCGCGGCGGAAAGCGACGCGACGGCGATGGTCGCGTACAACCGCCGATTCGAACCGGCCTACGAACGGTTGGGCCGCGAACTCTCGGAGGTCGAAACGATCGATGCCGTCACGGCCTACGCGGTCGACGCCGACTTTTCGCAGTCGCTGCCGGAGATTTACGACCTGGTCGAACCGGACCTCGATGCCGCGTTCATCGAGCAGAGTTCCGCCCGGCGGCGGGACCAGTGTAAGCAAGCCATCGACACCGACGACGACGGCCTGGCGGCGGGGTACGACTTCCAACTGGAACACGTCTGTCACGACGTCAACGCGCTTCGAGGGCTGTTCGGCGACGTCGCGTCCGTCGAGCACGTCGACTTCGTTCGCGACGGCCACTTCGGCACCGCGCACCTCGTCTTCGAGGGCGGCGAACGGTGCGTGCTTCAGACGGGCGATTCCGACCGACACTGGCACGAGCAGTTCCTTCGGATCGACGCCCCCGACCGTACGCTTCGACTCGAATTCGACAATCCGTTCGTCAAGTACAATTCGGCGACCGTCTCCGTTCGGCGAGGACGGGAGGAGACCGCCGATTGTCAGTACCGACCGACGCGCGAGGAGAGTTTCAAGCGCGAACTCGAGCAGTTCATCGCCTGCGTTCGCGACGAGGAACCGGTTCCGACCCCCTTCTCCGAGGCCCGCGACGACGTCGAACTCGTCGCGTCGCTGTTCACGCAGTACCAGGCTGACCGCGACGCCTGA
- a CDS encoding HpcH/HpaI aldolase family protein: protein MTTLKQKFQTQSNIAGAWLSIGHPTVAEVTAKQGFDFVLIDTEHTPLTLETVENMSRAVELADGETETIVRVPSNDPDRIKRVLDIGVAGVMVPMIETAAEARQVVRSVTYPPDGIRGVASGRAAEYGEDFQRYVETADSTITTVVQIETQTGLENARDIAAVDGIDAVFVGPADLSANLGIFGEWDSDRLAAAIDRVVDAGDESDVPVGTFVVDPDDIELRVEQGFDYLIVGKDTSHLSSANERVRNRYEDAVSQSPATSMFED, encoded by the coding sequence ATGACGACGCTCAAACAGAAATTTCAGACCCAGTCAAACATCGCCGGTGCGTGGCTCTCGATCGGCCATCCCACCGTCGCCGAAGTAACGGCCAAGCAGGGATTCGACTTCGTCCTCATCGACACCGAACACACGCCGCTGACGCTCGAAACGGTCGAGAACATGTCGCGGGCCGTCGAACTCGCCGACGGCGAGACGGAGACGATCGTTCGCGTTCCCTCGAACGACCCCGATCGTATCAAGCGCGTCTTGGATATCGGCGTCGCGGGGGTCATGGTTCCGATGATCGAGACGGCTGCGGAGGCCCGACAGGTCGTTCGGTCGGTCACGTATCCCCCGGACGGCATCCGGGGTGTCGCATCCGGTCGCGCAGCCGAGTACGGCGAGGACTTCCAGCGGTACGTCGAAACTGCCGATAGCACGATCACCACGGTCGTCCAGATCGAAACGCAAACCGGGCTCGAAAACGCCCGCGACATCGCCGCGGTCGACGGTATCGACGCCGTATTCGTCGGGCCGGCGGACCTCTCGGCCAACCTCGGAATCTTCGGAGAGTGGGACAGCGATCGCCTGGCCGCTGCGATCGACCGCGTCGTCGACGCCGGTGACGAGTCGGACGTTCCGGTCGGAACGTTCGTCGTCGATCCCGACGACATCGAACTGCGCGTCGAACAGGGCTTCGACTACCTCATCGTCGGGAAGGATACGAGTCACCTTTCGTCCGCGAACGAACGGGTCCGCAACCGCTACGAGGATGCCGTCTCACAATCTCCCGCAACTTCGATGTTCGAAGACTAA
- a CDS encoding extracellular solute-binding protein produces the protein MPTSGSGDDNRHRGASSVRSAPNARSSRRRFLTGVAGTAAATGIAGCLGGGGSDNDVNIIAVEGEGRLVQNLIDEYVEAETELSIDVTLFPYANLYERVNSVLTTGGTGYDAILIDDTWFPQFATYFDPLEQWLPEGLPEDQLIDTTVDIATWPTPDAPTVPSAEGMDETVRGQVVVGNTQMFVYNTAYYEEVGEDEPQNWDDVLRAGQRIDDEIDGANGYVIRGQRGNPIDTNFMSLGRSLAGDMFDEDWRYQWNDGPGEEAVQFFVEELNSISPDGVASFDSDQVLNRIGDGSAAQGLAWPAASSTLLNPEDAEEADNLEFIPIPEGDRQAPTQGNWMLGINANIADERKEDAGEVIQTIISKEAQDRYVELGGVPFRHDTFEDNMDAEPWYEALYESLQNAVPRPRTPLWNEIDITQGEYLNSALTGEIDPSDALDEIENDVESILGGADYY, from the coding sequence ATGCCAACTAGTGGCAGCGGAGATGATAATAGACACAGAGGCGCGAGTAGCGTGCGCTCGGCCCCCAATGCCCGATCGTCTCGTCGCCGATTCCTCACCGGCGTCGCGGGGACGGCGGCAGCGACCGGGATTGCGGGCTGTCTCGGCGGCGGTGGCAGCGACAACGACGTCAATATCATCGCCGTCGAGGGGGAAGGGCGACTCGTGCAGAATCTGATCGACGAGTACGTCGAAGCAGAAACGGAGCTGTCTATCGACGTTACGCTGTTCCCGTACGCGAACCTGTACGAGCGCGTCAACAGTGTCCTCACGACCGGCGGAACGGGATACGATGCGATCCTGATAGACGACACCTGGTTCCCGCAGTTCGCGACGTACTTCGATCCGCTCGAGCAGTGGCTCCCCGAGGGGCTCCCCGAAGACCAACTCATCGATACGACGGTCGACATCGCGACGTGGCCGACGCCGGATGCGCCGACCGTGCCGTCCGCGGAGGGGATGGACGAGACGGTTCGCGGCCAGGTCGTCGTCGGGAACACGCAGATGTTCGTCTACAACACGGCCTACTACGAGGAGGTCGGCGAGGACGAACCCCAGAACTGGGACGACGTCCTCCGTGCCGGCCAGCGGATCGACGACGAGATCGACGGCGCGAACGGGTACGTGATCCGCGGCCAGCGCGGCAATCCGATCGATACGAACTTCATGAGCCTCGGCAGGTCGCTCGCCGGGGACATGTTCGACGAGGACTGGCGGTACCAGTGGAACGACGGTCCCGGTGAAGAGGCGGTCCAATTCTTCGTCGAGGAGCTGAACTCGATCTCGCCGGACGGCGTCGCGTCGTTCGACAGCGACCAGGTGCTCAACCGGATCGGCGACGGCTCCGCCGCACAGGGGCTCGCCTGGCCGGCCGCGTCGTCGACGCTGCTCAACCCCGAGGACGCCGAGGAAGCGGACAACCTCGAATTCATCCCGATCCCGGAAGGCGACCGCCAGGCGCCGACGCAGGGCAACTGGATGCTGGGCATCAACGCGAACATCGCCGACGAGCGGAAGGAAGACGCCGGGGAAGTCATCCAAACGATCATCTCGAAGGAGGCGCAGGACCGCTACGTGGAACTCGGGGGCGTCCCCTTCCGCCACGACACGTTCGAGGATAACATGGACGCCGAGCCGTGGTACGAGGCGTTGTACGAGAGCCTGCAAAACGCCGTTCCGCGTCCGCGGACCCCCCTCTGGAACGAGATCGACATCACCCAGGGAGAGTACCTCAATAGTGCGCTCACTGGCGAGATCGACCCGTCGGACGCGCTCGACGAAATCGAGAACGACGTGGAATCGATACTCGGCGGCGCGGACTACTACTAA
- a CDS encoding carbohydrate ABC transporter permease, whose product MATETGTDVRPTADLEEQLGAEQSLRERTLLWIDERLKWLMTLPAVFLLFALTFYPLVRAVQMSTQRYQPGGRTVFVGVENYINLLNNGAFLQSLWVTGKFIGLAVTIEFLLGFAIAIALNKKIKLRGLWQTMILVPMILSPTVIGLIWRLMYTPDGLLDYMAMPLVGGNVGWISDPGVALYAVVLTDVWQWTPLVVLVIFAGLQSVPSHIQEAAVMDGASRWRRFVDIVFPYLKSLIVLVLIIRVVDALRVFAKVYILTRGGPSNATNVISMEMYRTAFRFNNFGEASAMAISLLAVVLVLAMSFVKIANIEF is encoded by the coding sequence ATGGCTACTGAGACAGGAACGGACGTCCGTCCGACGGCCGACCTCGAGGAACAGTTAGGAGCGGAGCAATCGCTCCGGGAGCGAACGCTGCTGTGGATCGACGAGCGGCTGAAGTGGCTCATGACGCTCCCGGCCGTGTTCCTCCTCTTCGCGCTGACGTTTTACCCGCTCGTCCGTGCGGTCCAGATGTCCACGCAGCGATACCAGCCAGGCGGACGGACGGTCTTCGTCGGCGTGGAGAACTACATCAACCTGTTGAACAACGGGGCGTTTCTCCAATCCCTGTGGGTGACCGGCAAGTTCATCGGCCTGGCGGTGACGATCGAGTTCCTGCTGGGGTTCGCGATCGCGATCGCGCTGAACAAGAAGATCAAGCTCCGCGGGCTCTGGCAGACGATGATACTGGTGCCGATGATCCTCTCGCCGACGGTCATCGGGCTGATCTGGCGGCTCATGTACACGCCCGACGGACTGTTGGACTACATGGCGATGCCGTTGGTCGGCGGGAACGTCGGCTGGATCAGCGATCCCGGCGTCGCGCTGTACGCCGTCGTGCTGACCGACGTCTGGCAGTGGACGCCGTTGGTCGTGCTGGTCATCTTCGCGGGATTGCAGTCAGTGCCGTCTCACATCCAGGAAGCGGCGGTTATGGACGGCGCGTCACGATGGCGACGGTTCGTCGATATCGTGTTCCCGTACCTGAAGTCGCTGATCGTCCTCGTGCTGATCATCCGCGTCGTCGACGCCCTGCGCGTGTTCGCCAAGGTGTACATCCTGACGCGCGGTGGGCCGTCGAACGCGACGAACGTGATCAGCATGGAGATGTACCGGACCGCGTTCCGGTTCAACAACTTCGGCGAGGCCTCGGCCATGGCGATCTCGCTGCTGGCCGTCGTGCTCGTCCTGGCGATGAGCTTCGTCAAAATCGCTAACATCGAGTTCTAA
- a CDS encoding carbohydrate ABC transporter permease — MATESQPQSKPEVPIAEPSRIERWHEQLVEKGIGKAVVYGLLGVFLLWTLFPIYWLVSGALKSRQSLLSLPPTWIPTEFRVGNFVELFVQRPEFAQYIVNSVVVTVVTTVVATTIGAAAAYGFVSFEFPYNLDFHLPFYILSTRFMPPIVTIIPLFVIFRNIQLVNTLYGLICVYVMFNIPFAVWMMKGFFEEVPDSLVESAMLDGHTHLGAFFKIVLPLVKPGLLASAIFTTIITWNELLFAIILTQDVAAMTLPVGLSSFVTKYSVQWINVSVAGTIALVPVLVFAFVARQELVRGFSMGAVGK, encoded by the coding sequence ATGGCAACGGAATCACAACCACAATCGAAACCGGAGGTTCCGATCGCGGAGCCGTCCCGAATCGAACGATGGCACGAACAACTGGTCGAGAAGGGGATCGGCAAGGCGGTCGTCTACGGCCTGCTCGGCGTCTTCCTCCTCTGGACGCTGTTCCCGATCTACTGGCTCGTCTCCGGCGCGCTCAAGTCCCGACAGTCGCTGCTGTCGCTCCCGCCGACCTGGATCCCGACCGAATTCCGGGTCGGAAATTTCGTCGAATTGTTCGTCCAGCGGCCGGAGTTCGCCCAGTACATCGTCAACAGCGTCGTCGTCACGGTCGTCACGACTGTCGTCGCGACGACAATTGGCGCCGCGGCGGCGTACGGGTTCGTCTCCTTCGAGTTCCCGTACAATCTGGACTTTCACCTCCCGTTCTACATCCTCTCGACCCGGTTCATGCCGCCGATCGTCACCATCATTCCGCTGTTCGTCATCTTCCGGAACATCCAGCTGGTAAACACGCTGTACGGCCTGATCTGCGTGTACGTGATGTTCAACATCCCCTTCGCCGTGTGGATGATGAAGGGGTTCTTCGAGGAGGTGCCGGATAGCCTGGTGGAGTCGGCGATGCTCGACGGCCACACGCACCTCGGGGCGTTCTTCAAGATCGTCCTGCCACTGGTGAAGCCAGGCCTCCTCGCGTCGGCGATCTTCACGACGATCATCACCTGGAACGAGCTCCTCTTCGCCATCATCCTGACGCAGGATGTCGCCGCGATGACGCTTCCGGTCGGCCTCTCGTCGTTCGTCACGAAGTACTCGGTGCAGTGGATCAACGTCAGCGTCGCGGGAACGATCGCGCTCGTTCCGGTCCTCGTGTTCGCGTTCGTGGCGCGCCAGGAACTGGTTCGCGGCTTCAGTATGGGGGCGGTCGGCAAATGA